One window of Larus michahellis chromosome 19, bLarMic1.1, whole genome shotgun sequence genomic DNA carries:
- the EDN2 gene encoding endothelin-2 produces MASHPAGAILLVIALCTLLGDGMGHPPLESHLATHPRTKRCSCNSWLDKECIYFCHLDIIWVNTPGHTAPYGLGSPPRRRKRSLGRCECSHSRDDICATFCQAKPGYLQSLKVPVNAGASMKSPQGGGARPSHHGLLRALRDLAVSSLRFGKHQHRSRRNAQPTVLPWKKNIWKKKR; encoded by the exons ATGGCCAGCCACCCCGCCGGTGCCATCCTGCTGGTCATCGCCCTCTGCACCCTCCTGGGAGATG GTATGGGCCATCCTCCGCTGGAGTCCCACCTGGCCACGCACCCGAGGACCAAGCGATGTTCCTGCAACAGCTGGCTGGATAAGGAATGCATTTACTTCTGTCACCTGGACATCATCTGGGTCAACACGCCTGG cCACACCGCTCCCTATGGCTTGGGAAGCCCGCCAAGGCGGCGCAAGAGATCGCTCGGCAGGTGCGAGTGCTCGCACTCGAGGGACGACATCTGTGCCACCTTCTGCCAGGCGAAGCCTGG GTACCTCCAGAGTCTGAAGGTCCCAGTGAATGCTGGAGCATCCATGAAATCTCCGCAGGGAGGTGGTGCAAGGCCTTCCCACCATGGCCTGCTGAGAGCTCTCAG GGATCTTGCCGTCTCCAGCCTGCGGTTCGGCAAGCATCAGCACCGTTCTCGGAGGAACGCGCAGCCGACAGTTTTGCCTTGGAAGAAGAACATCTGGAAGAAGAAGAGATAA